A single Calditrichota bacterium DNA region contains:
- a CDS encoding TIGR01212 family radical SAM protein (This family includes YhcC from E. coli K-12, an uncharacterized radical SAM protein.), which produces MAFSPVAASTEPVMVQLEKGIARGRKRFDAFIGYFQSFSNTHAPVEILREKYEPVIAHPDVIGIAIGTRPDCFSSEIYDYLADVNRRTYLSVELGIQTIHNDTLRKINRSHSFEESLATIHELADRNIEVVVHVMLGLPGETHAMMMETAEKIAQLPVQGIKIHQLMVIRGTVLEKQYFSKRKLKVLELEEYAELVGEFLIRLRPDQIIHRLMADSRFETGLVAPEWSADKRSSLVFIQNYLDKNQLYQGKYFKK; this is translated from the coding sequence GTGGCTTTTAGTCCGGTGGCGGCTTCCACAGAGCCGGTGATGGTGCAACTGGAAAAAGGAATTGCGCGCGGCAGGAAAAGATTCGATGCTTTCATTGGTTATTTTCAGTCATTTTCCAACACTCACGCGCCAGTGGAAATCCTGCGTGAAAAATACGAGCCCGTCATTGCCCATCCCGATGTCATCGGCATTGCTATTGGCACCAGGCCTGATTGTTTTTCTTCGGAGATTTACGACTATCTCGCTGATGTCAATCGCCGCACTTATTTGAGTGTAGAATTGGGAATTCAGACGATACACAATGACACCCTGCGTAAAATAAATCGCAGCCATTCTTTCGAAGAGAGCCTTGCTACAATTCACGAATTAGCCGACCGAAATATCGAAGTCGTGGTCCACGTTATGCTTGGTCTGCCCGGCGAAACGCACGCGATGATGATGGAAACAGCGGAAAAAATTGCGCAGTTGCCGGTTCAAGGAATTAAGATTCACCAGCTCATGGTTATCAGAGGCACGGTGCTGGAAAAACAATATTTTTCAAAAAGGAAATTAAAAGTATTGGAACTGGAGGAATACGCCGAATTAGTAGGAGAATTTTTAATCCGTCTGCGACCCGATCAAATCATTCATCGCCTGATGGCGGATTCGAGATTTGAAACCGGGCTCGTGGCGCCAGAGTGGTCTGCTGACAAGCGGAGTTCTCTTGTTTTCATTCAGAATTATCTTGACAAAAATCAACTTTACCAGGGGAAATATTTCAAAAAATAA